The following are encoded together in the bacterium genome:
- a CDS encoding PqqD family peptide modification chaperone yields MIVPKRNPEVVWRLEKGLHEIAWEKARKEEEYEDLGVLTLMFQGEIHQLNLVGAEIWTRLNGISALGKISAEVAALFSWEAGEAEEAVLEFLRGIEEKGWVRLVDRVV; encoded by the coding sequence ATGATCGTGCCGAAACGGAACCCCGAGGTGGTCTGGCGGCTCGAAAAGGGGCTGCACGAGATCGCGTGGGAGAAGGCGCGCAAGGAGGAGGAGTACGAGGACCTCGGGGTGCTCACCCTGATGTTCCAGGGAGAGATCCACCAGCTGAACCTCGTGGGCGCGGAGATCTGGACCCGCCTGAACGGGATCAGCGCGCTCGGGAAAATCTCCGCGGAGGTCGCGGCGCTCTTCTCGTGGGAAGCGGGAGAGGCGGAAGAGGCGGTGCTCGAGTTCCTCCGGGGGATCGAGGAGAAGGGGTGGGTGAGGCTCGTGGACAGGGTGGTATAA
- a CDS encoding DUF362 domain-containing protein, which translates to MIPGGCPFSRRRFLQAAGGAAGALAASALFPSALRAAAGKTVDVAAASAASPAERARKAVALLGGMESFVSRGDVVVLKPNIGWDRTPEQAANTDPEFVVAVAEMCLAAGARSVSVFDRTCNDPRRCYVNSGIKDAVERFARKNRVGDALRIYHVEDRKFVRASIPDALAIREWDLYRDALEADKIVNVPIAKHHSLAGITLGLKNMMGIMGGNRGQIHFRLSECLADVNRRVPVALTVIDAGRVLVRNGPSGGNLADVKSFGKAFASRDVVAADVVAAEKIFRLAPRDVGHIGKAMESGLGIASRAQIRLVEG; encoded by the coding sequence ATGATCCCAGGCGGATGTCCCTTCAGCCGGAGGCGGTTCCTCCAGGCGGCGGGAGGCGCGGCGGGAGCGTTGGCCGCGTCGGCGCTCTTCCCGTCGGCGCTGCGCGCGGCGGCCGGCAAGACGGTCGACGTGGCCGCGGCCTCGGCGGCGAGCCCGGCGGAGCGGGCCCGCAAGGCGGTGGCGCTGCTGGGGGGGATGGAGTCGTTCGTCTCCCGCGGCGACGTGGTCGTCCTCAAGCCCAACATCGGGTGGGACCGGACGCCGGAACAGGCGGCGAACACCGACCCCGAATTCGTCGTGGCGGTCGCGGAGATGTGCCTGGCGGCGGGCGCCAGATCGGTGAGCGTCTTCGACCGCACCTGCAACGACCCGCGGCGCTGCTACGTCAACAGCGGGATCAAGGACGCCGTGGAGCGGTTCGCGCGGAAGAATCGCGTCGGGGATGCGCTGCGGATCTACCACGTCGAGGACCGGAAGTTCGTCCGCGCGTCCATCCCGGACGCGCTGGCGATCCGGGAGTGGGACCTTTACCGGGACGCGCTCGAAGCGGACAAGATCGTCAACGTGCCGATCGCGAAGCACCACTCGCTGGCCGGCATCACCCTCGGGCTCAAGAACATGATGGGGATCATGGGGGGAAACCGCGGCCAGATCCACTTCCGGCTGTCGGAGTGCCTCGCGGACGTAAACCGCCGGGTCCCGGTCGCCCTCACCGTGATCGACGCGGGGAGGGTCCTCGTCCGGAACGGCCCCTCCGGAGGGAACCTCGCGGACGTGAAATCGTTCGGCAAGGCGTTCGCCTCCCGGGACGTGGTCGCGGCGGACGTGGTCGCGGCCGAAAAGATCTTCCGCCTGGCGCCCCGGGACGTCGGGCACATCGGGAAGGCGATGGAGTCGGGCCTGGGGATTGCCTCCAGGGCGCAGATCCGCCTCGTTGAAGGGTGA
- a CDS encoding 4Fe-4S binding protein: protein MKTTRTLRRASQWVVFLLFVFLFLNTEYKDNDVLPYAVNLFLRLDPLMAGAATLAGRALIGLVWPALIVALLTVVLGRFFCGWVCPLGAVIDAADATVFRKVRRKGAVPVSWRRYKYLLLFFLAASSLFTLQWVFLFDPISILIRTLTVSVFPAMNLVLHQIFDGFYRMPGPIPGISEPAYGFLKSHFLAFEQPVFRTSAIVGLLFLGILAAEKYQRRFWCRNLCPLGGLLALMGRFGLFRRRITEAGCTRCGLCESECRMGAIGGDVAVTDHGECIECMDCQAVCPEEVIHFSGKEGRRPAAVDLTRRGVLAAAALGAVTVPFFRVEAHGKAPDPLMIRPPGALPEGEFLARCTRCGECMRVCIANGLQPTWFEAGIEGMWSPILVSRIGYCEYNCTLCGQVCPTGAIRRLPLPEKRKTRLGLAYVDRSRCLPWVGQSDCIVCEEHCPTWSKAIVFREERTRTARGGWRTFKKPYIDEELCVGCGICETKCPLADRAAVLVTSRGETRSTGVLAR, encoded by the coding sequence GTGAAGACGACGCGGACGCTTCGGCGCGCCTCGCAGTGGGTCGTGTTCCTTCTCTTCGTCTTCCTCTTCCTGAACACGGAGTACAAGGACAACGACGTCCTCCCATACGCGGTCAACCTGTTTCTCCGGCTCGACCCCCTGATGGCAGGGGCCGCCACCCTCGCGGGCCGCGCCCTCATCGGCCTGGTCTGGCCCGCGTTGATCGTCGCGCTCCTCACGGTCGTACTGGGCCGCTTCTTCTGCGGATGGGTCTGCCCGCTCGGCGCCGTGATCGACGCCGCGGATGCGACGGTGTTCCGGAAGGTTCGGCGGAAGGGCGCGGTGCCCGTATCCTGGCGACGGTACAAGTATCTCCTCCTCTTCTTCCTTGCCGCCTCCTCGCTGTTCACGCTGCAATGGGTCTTCCTCTTCGATCCGATCAGCATCCTCATCCGGACGCTCACCGTCTCCGTTTTCCCGGCGATGAACCTGGTCCTTCACCAGATCTTCGACGGGTTCTACCGGATGCCCGGGCCGATCCCCGGGATCTCGGAACCGGCCTACGGGTTCCTCAAGTCCCACTTCCTCGCCTTCGAGCAGCCGGTCTTCCGGACCTCCGCGATCGTGGGGCTCCTTTTCCTCGGCATCCTCGCCGCGGAAAAGTACCAGCGCCGGTTCTGGTGCCGGAACCTGTGCCCCCTGGGGGGCCTCCTTGCGCTCATGGGGCGGTTCGGGCTCTTCCGCCGGCGGATCACGGAGGCGGGGTGCACCCGGTGCGGCCTGTGCGAATCGGAGTGCCGGATGGGGGCGATCGGCGGCGACGTCGCCGTGACGGACCACGGCGAGTGCATCGAGTGCATGGATTGCCAGGCGGTCTGCCCCGAGGAGGTGATCCACTTCTCCGGGAAGGAGGGGCGCAGGCCGGCGGCCGTCGATCTCACTCGCCGGGGCGTTCTCGCCGCCGCCGCGCTCGGAGCGGTCACCGTTCCCTTCTTCCGGGTGGAGGCGCACGGGAAGGCGCCGGATCCCTTGATGATCCGCCCCCCCGGGGCGTTGCCGGAGGGGGAGTTCCTCGCCCGATGCACCCGGTGCGGGGAGTGCATGCGGGTCTGCATCGCGAACGGCCTGCAGCCGACCTGGTTCGAGGCGGGGATCGAAGGGATGTGGAGCCCGATCCTCGTGTCGAGGATCGGGTATTGCGAGTACAACTGCACGCTTTGCGGACAGGTCTGTCCGACCGGCGCCATCCGGCGCCTGCCCCTCCCGGAGAAGAGGAAGACGAGGCTGGGGCTCGCGTACGTCGACCGCAGCCGCTGCCTCCCGTGGGTGGGGCAGTCCGACTGCATCGTCTGCGAGGAGCATTGCCCGACGTGGAGCAAGGCGATCGTCTTCAGGGAGGAGAGGACACGGACGGCAAGGGGCGGGTGGAGAACGTTCAAGAAGCCGTACATCGACGAGGAGCTCTGCGTCGGGTGCGGGATCTGCGAGACGAAATGCCCGCTGGCCGATCGTGCCGCCGTGCTCGTCACCTCCCGCGGCGAAACACGTTCGACGGGGGTGCTCGCGAGATGA
- a CDS encoding glycosyltransferase family 2 protein, with protein MEGKPPRILVVLPAYQEERSIGGLVRSLRERFPYDVLVVNDGSTDGTSEIAREAGAVVLDLPCNLGIGGAVQTAFLYAGDRGYDAVVRIDGDGQHEVEDIPKVLEPILSGRADAAIGSRFLGEAGYRGSIPRIFGIRFFRLLVNLTTGYRVTDPTSGFFAINRPLIEFYSHHYPSDYPEVDAYILMHRLKSRAVEVPVRMYERAEGKSSITTYRAVYYMVKVTLSYLINCLRRFG; from the coding sequence ATGGAAGGAAAACCCCCACGCATCCTGGTCGTCCTCCCCGCCTACCAGGAGGAGCGTTCGATCGGGGGACTGGTCCGCTCGCTCCGGGAACGATTTCCCTACGACGTGCTCGTCGTGAACGACGGGTCCACGGACGGGACCTCCGAAATTGCGAGAGAAGCGGGCGCGGTCGTCCTGGACTTGCCGTGCAATCTCGGGATCGGGGGCGCGGTGCAGACGGCGTTCCTGTACGCGGGGGATCGCGGCTACGATGCCGTCGTGCGGATCGACGGGGACGGGCAGCACGAGGTCGAGGACATCCCCAAGGTGCTGGAGCCGATCCTCTCGGGGCGGGCGGACGCGGCGATCGGCTCCCGGTTCCTCGGAGAGGCGGGATACCGGGGGAGCATCCCCAGGATCTTCGGCATCCGCTTCTTCCGCCTCCTCGTGAACCTCACCACCGGGTACCGCGTGACCGACCCGACCTCGGGCTTCTTCGCGATCAACCGGCCGTTGATCGAGTTCTACTCGCATCATTACCCGTCCGACTACCCGGAAGTGGACGCCTACATCCTGATGCACCGCCTGAAAAGCCGGGCGGTCGAAGTTCCGGTGCGGATGTACGAACGGGCGGAGGGGAAATCTTCGATCACCACCTACCGGGCGGTATACTATATGGTGAAAGTGACGCTCTCCTACCTTATCAACTGCCTGCGGAGATTCGGGTGA
- a CDS encoding DUF2304 domain-containing protein — MTRVTLFSICSSAVFLLYILEMVRRRKLREEYSILWLAGSVVILVLSLKQAWLVGIAHAVGIAYPPSFLFLVGILFILLILIHFSIAISKLHQMNKKMAQEIALMKAEREQKGE, encoded by the coding sequence GTGACCCGGGTAACCCTCTTTTCGATCTGCTCCTCCGCCGTCTTTCTCCTCTACATATTGGAGATGGTGCGGCGCCGGAAACTGCGGGAGGAGTATTCTATCCTGTGGCTGGCCGGGAGCGTGGTCATCCTGGTCCTGTCGCTCAAGCAGGCCTGGCTGGTCGGAATCGCACACGCCGTGGGGATCGCCTACCCGCCGTCGTTCCTCTTCCTGGTCGGAATCCTCTTCATCCTTCTGATCCTGATCCACTTCTCGATCGCCATTTCGAAATTGCACCAGATGAACAAGAAGATGGCGCAGGAGATCGCGCTGATGAAGGCGGAGCGGGAACAGAAGGGCGAGTGA
- a CDS encoding class I SAM-dependent methyltransferase, producing the protein MAIDTLRIPTEARVYEFSSRGALFRHLRRRFQDFYFSEYFDGVPAGEIRNGIPCQDVQDLKIPSGTFDLVTSTEVFEHVPDDAKGFSEIQRVLKPGGWLVFTVPLTRNPVTVERARRLSDGRVEHLLPPEYHSDRLRGRGKVLAYRNYGMDLVDRLRRTGLVPEVLTIVSDRFMIPRTHVVTGRKVES; encoded by the coding sequence ATGGCAATCGATACCCTGAGGATTCCAACGGAGGCACGGGTATATGAATTCTCCTCCCGTGGCGCTCTGTTCCGCCACCTCCGGCGTCGTTTCCAGGATTTCTACTTCTCCGAGTATTTCGACGGCGTGCCGGCCGGCGAGATACGGAACGGGATTCCCTGCCAGGACGTGCAGGACCTTAAGATTCCGAGCGGAACGTTCGACTTGGTGACCTCCACGGAAGTGTTCGAGCACGTTCCGGACGACGCGAAGGGGTTCTCGGAAATCCAGCGCGTGCTGAAGCCCGGGGGCTGGCTCGTTTTCACCGTACCGCTGACGAGGAACCCGGTGACCGTGGAGCGGGCCCGCCGCCTTTCGGACGGCCGGGTGGAGCACCTTCTCCCGCCGGAATACCATTCGGACCGGCTCCGCGGGAGAGGGAAAGTTCTGGCATATCGGAACTATGGAATGGATCTCGTTGACCGGCTTCGTAGGACAGGCCTGGTCCCGGAGGTCTTAACGATCGTCTCGGATCGGTTCATGATTCCCCGAACGCACGTCGTAACCGGGAGAAAGGTAGAGTCGTAG
- a CDS encoding class I SAM-dependent methyltransferase has translation MDPDRRLAKFRKTIHRQRLRPRIWDYSYFLLKNNVEVFKKYRDLLPEAKENLFSRARVLDVGCGFKPWEEVLGQGKYRYIGIDFDPIKSFPDVIASDDSLPFRDNAFSALIYSEVLEHSANLSESLREMRRVAIPGALVFLSSPLVFPEHGVPHDFQRLTKYHYEKVFGGDDLLVLQGSNSSLSTAIVAVNLFFECTPLSVLVGFKNILYALTNSVALIMDCLLGVFLKILGNKYRQSFYGMPLGYAVVVRIRK, from the coding sequence GTGGACCCGGATCGTCGGCTGGCGAAATTTCGAAAAACCATCCATCGGCAACGTTTGAGGCCGCGGATCTGGGACTACTCCTATTTCCTTCTCAAGAACAACGTTGAAGTTTTTAAAAAATATCGGGACTTGTTGCCCGAAGCGAAAGAAAATCTTTTTTCAAGAGCACGGGTATTGGATGTGGGATGCGGTTTTAAACCTTGGGAGGAAGTCCTCGGCCAAGGGAAGTATCGGTATATCGGGATTGATTTTGACCCAATAAAATCCTTTCCGGATGTAATTGCCTCGGACGACAGCCTGCCGTTTCGCGACAATGCCTTCTCGGCCTTGATATACTCAGAAGTTCTGGAGCATTCGGCGAACCTGTCGGAATCGCTGAGGGAGATGCGACGTGTAGCAATACCTGGCGCTTTGGTTTTCCTTTCCTCCCCTCTCGTCTTCCCGGAACATGGCGTACCCCATGATTTCCAGCGGCTCACGAAGTATCACTATGAAAAGGTTTTCGGGGGGGATGATCTGCTTGTGCTTCAGGGTTCCAACTCGTCGCTATCGACGGCAATCGTCGCCGTCAACCTGTTTTTCGAGTGCACTCCCCTAAGTGTCTTAGTCGGATTCAAAAATATCCTGTATGCATTAACGAATTCGGTTGCTCTTATTATGGATTGTTTGTTGGGCGTGTTCCTGAAGATCTTAGGAAACAAGTACCGACAGAGCTTCTATGGGATGCCGTTGGGGTACGCAGTCGTTGTACGTATCCGAAAATAA
- a CDS encoding methyltransferase domain-containing protein, which translates to MDDLCHTPAKPAGILPFFTRIPVWSIPLKQRLLELLACPVCGNTLALTTSIESNGEVVEGNLSCGGCRAAYPIRNSVPRFVPLDEYAATFSFEWNTFHDVQLDILNRTDLSEKEFRGKTGWSPENFRGRLALDAGVGAGRFSEIASRWGAEVVGVDISFSVEAAQRNIGGRENVHIVQADLLRLPFHKEVFDLGFSMGVLHHTPDTRKAFDAVVPFVKPGGQFAVFLYGMGPYAYFSDIWRKVTTRIPYRLVYYLSALAIPLYPLYRFPILGNALQLLFPIGLHPDWRWRWLNTFDWYSPKFQNKHTWPEVHQWFEESGFTEIRLLVEPGESPLVNINLRGRKNPA; encoded by the coding sequence GTGGACGACTTATGCCACACTCCTGCCAAACCCGCTGGTATACTACCATTTTTTACTAGAATCCCCGTTTGGAGCATCCCGTTGAAACAACGCCTTCTCGAACTTCTCGCCTGTCCGGTTTGCGGGAATACCCTTGCCTTAACGACGTCGATCGAGAGCAACGGTGAGGTCGTCGAGGGGAACCTGTCGTGCGGGGGGTGCCGCGCCGCTTATCCCATCCGGAACAGCGTCCCACGGTTCGTTCCCCTGGACGAATACGCGGCCACGTTCAGCTTCGAATGGAACACCTTCCACGATGTCCAGCTCGACATCCTGAACCGGACGGACCTCTCCGAAAAGGAATTCCGCGGAAAGACAGGGTGGTCCCCCGAAAATTTCCGGGGGAGACTTGCCCTCGACGCCGGTGTTGGAGCGGGACGGTTTTCGGAGATCGCTTCACGATGGGGGGCGGAAGTCGTCGGGGTGGATATCAGCTTCTCTGTAGAGGCCGCGCAGCGGAACATCGGAGGAAGGGAAAATGTCCACATTGTGCAGGCCGATCTGCTCCGTCTGCCATTCCATAAGGAAGTCTTCGACCTGGGTTTCTCCATGGGGGTCCTCCACCACACCCCGGACACGAGAAAAGCATTCGATGCGGTAGTACCCTTCGTCAAGCCAGGAGGGCAGTTTGCCGTCTTCCTTTATGGGATGGGCCCATATGCTTATTTCAGCGACATATGGAGAAAAGTGACCACGAGAATCCCCTACCGCCTCGTATACTATCTCTCCGCCCTGGCCATTCCCTTGTATCCTCTCTATCGGTTTCCAATCCTGGGGAATGCACTCCAGCTCCTTTTCCCGATCGGCCTGCACCCGGATTGGCGCTGGAGGTGGCTAAATACGTTCGACTGGTATTCTCCGAAATTTCAGAACAAGCACACCTGGCCTGAAGTCCACCAGTGGTTCGAGGAGAGCGGATTCACGGAGATCAGGTTGCTGGTGGAACCTGGAGAATCCCCACTCGTGAACATCAACCTCAGGGGACGCAAAAATCCTGCATAG
- a CDS encoding class I SAM-dependent methyltransferase: MLEVGCGNSNWLPYFAQRWKLSVEGIDYSEEGCRLAREIMSRNNLPGTIYLGDLFSPPQELIGRFDVVISAGVVEHFEEQGGCLSAIRAFLKPAGRMITIVPNLCGWMGDITRWLTPDIYAVHIPTSREKLRTAHQVAGMQVLYCDYFLPIHLGVLNLASIRSHWIRMSLGHGANILSSALNSLLLPFRHRVHSRRLSPYVLCIAKNTADRPSE, encoded by the coding sequence ATGCTCGAAGTCGGCTGTGGCAACAGCAACTGGCTCCCGTACTTCGCGCAACGATGGAAACTGTCGGTCGAAGGGATCGACTATTCCGAGGAAGGTTGTCGACTCGCCCGTGAGATCATGTCGCGGAATAACCTACCCGGAACAATCTATCTGGGGGATCTGTTTTCCCCCCCCCAAGAGTTGATCGGCAGGTTCGACGTCGTAATCTCCGCCGGTGTCGTGGAGCATTTCGAGGAGCAGGGAGGATGCCTATCCGCCATCCGCGCCTTCCTGAAACCCGCAGGCCGGATGATCACCATCGTGCCGAACCTGTGCGGGTGGATGGGTGACATAACGCGTTGGTTGACCCCCGATATTTACGCGGTCCACATTCCTACCAGCAGGGAGAAATTGAGAACTGCCCACCAGGTTGCGGGAATGCAGGTACTGTACTGCGACTACTTCCTCCCTATCCACCTGGGGGTGCTCAATTTGGCCAGCATACGGTCCCACTGGATCCGTATGTCCTTGGGCCACGGGGCCAACATCCTATCGAGTGCGTTGAACTCTTTGCTATTACCTTTCCGCCACCGGGTTCATTCCCGACGGCTATCGCCTTACGTTCTCTGCATCGCGAAGAACACGGCAGACCGCCCTTCAGAGTGA
- a CDS encoding glycosyltransferase family 4 protein encodes MIPRVCVVSALYHPALGGLGRQAQLLSERLRKEGVELFVIARKMEVDGRAAFSPSVEVVRVPSLFPKQHILEEISLKNILISVVFSLGCLGVLIRRRRSYDLVHFHGASIPLFVALPFLSWMGKKVVAKVAAAKLGTEAGSLSGRYWGVGDLLARLARNIDAYIAISEEIQEGLLRDGVVPERIHYIPNFIDPYKFYPAAAEGKDRVKERLGIASRTLVLCSSRLVPRKGIEYLLDAWRDTIPGFPDARLLLLGDGPLRNSLEASSARLGISGTARFAGRVDNVPEYLRAADLFVLPSLQEGLPNALLEAMASGAPIVATRIGGVVDIVDDGVDALLVNPEDPKGLAEAIGTMLRNKPMRERFSAAAIRKIADAYCIESRVERYKNLYASL; translated from the coding sequence ATGATCCCCCGAGTTTGCGTCGTCTCCGCGCTCTACCACCCCGCTCTCGGCGGTCTGGGCCGCCAGGCACAGCTGCTGTCGGAACGTCTCCGGAAGGAAGGGGTGGAACTTTTCGTCATCGCGAGGAAGATGGAGGTGGACGGCAGGGCGGCGTTCTCTCCATCCGTGGAAGTGGTCCGTGTTCCGTCCCTTTTTCCGAAGCAGCATATCCTTGAGGAGATCAGTCTCAAAAACATCCTGATTTCCGTGGTCTTCTCGCTCGGGTGCCTGGGTGTGCTGATCCGGCGCCGGAGGTCGTACGACCTGGTGCACTTCCACGGGGCGAGCATCCCTCTCTTTGTCGCGCTCCCGTTCCTGAGCTGGATGGGGAAGAAGGTCGTGGCCAAGGTTGCGGCTGCCAAACTTGGTACGGAGGCAGGATCGCTGTCTGGAAGATATTGGGGTGTTGGAGATCTGTTGGCTCGGTTGGCGCGTAATATCGACGCGTACATCGCCATCAGCGAGGAGATCCAAGAGGGTCTTCTCCGGGATGGTGTGGTCCCGGAAAGGATCCATTACATCCCCAATTTCATCGATCCCTACAAGTTCTACCCCGCGGCGGCGGAGGGAAAAGACCGGGTGAAGGAGCGCCTCGGTATTGCATCGAGAACCCTTGTTCTCTGTTCCAGCCGCCTAGTACCGCGAAAAGGAATCGAGTATCTTCTCGATGCTTGGAGGGATACCATTCCGGGATTCCCAGATGCGCGATTGCTCCTCCTAGGGGATGGCCCCCTCCGCAATTCCCTTGAAGCGTCGTCAGCCCGACTCGGGATCTCCGGAACCGCAAGATTTGCAGGGCGGGTGGACAACGTACCCGAGTACCTGCGAGCAGCCGACCTGTTCGTGTTGCCATCCCTGCAAGAAGGTCTTCCCAATGCTCTACTGGAAGCCATGGCTTCCGGCGCACCGATCGTCGCCACGCGGATTGGCGGAGTTGTGGATATTGTGGACGATGGCGTCGATGCCCTCCTCGTAAATCCGGAGGATCCCAAGGGGCTTGCGGAAGCGATCGGGACGATGCTCAGGAATAAACCCATGCGGGAACGCTTTTCCGCGGCTGCTATTCGGAAAATCGCCGACGCATACTGCATTGAGTCCCGGGTGGAAAGGTACAAGAACCTTTACGCCTCACTCTGA
- the asnB gene encoding asparagine synthase (glutamine-hydrolyzing), which yields MCGIYGKVRWDGRPALAADAERACDGLRHRGPDDRGVYVFEEACLGQTRLSVIDLSPQGHQPMPNEDETLWIVFNGEIYNFQDLRPRLEARGHRFRSRTDTEVILHLFEEEGPSCVERLRGMFSIAIWDRKGKALFLARDRVGKKPLFYRGGRDFFSFSSELASLVSDPEISVEVDPVAIHHYLTFQSVPAPFSAYAGIRKLPPGHWMTVREGGEELRRYWKLSFAPKHPADTAARRARLEEELLEKIREAVRIRLVSDVPLGALLSGGVDSSGVVALMSRENPGMPVKTFSVGFREREFNELEYAREVALLYGTDHKEFTLHPDMLSVLPLLVERFGEPFADSAAIPTYYISRVAREHVTVTLCGDGGDESFAGYHRYKLNALLRGVDFVPHAVSRGIFRALNAIPHSPSIHSPLWIAKRAFQFLSLSPERRNLRFCSHFDAGLKAELYTPEFAGQMAGIDSDEIALARYRETDADNLLDATLYSDIHTYLPDTLLPKVDVTSMAASLETRSPLLDHELMEFAARLPAEMKLRRLTTKYILKKVFGALLPEKLLSRPKMGFGVPLGDWFRTELKDMVRDTLLSPRATSRGYFREEAVRKILDEQAQNRWHWHYHIYNLLMLELWHRRFIDR from the coding sequence ATGTGCGGTATATACGGTAAAGTCCGTTGGGACGGCCGCCCGGCCCTGGCGGCAGACGCGGAACGTGCGTGCGATGGTCTTCGTCATCGGGGACCGGACGACAGGGGCGTCTACGTTTTCGAGGAGGCCTGCCTCGGTCAAACCCGGTTGAGCGTCATCGATCTTTCCCCCCAGGGGCACCAGCCGATGCCCAACGAAGACGAAACCCTCTGGATCGTCTTCAACGGGGAAATCTACAACTTCCAGGATCTGCGGCCCCGGCTGGAGGCGCGAGGGCACCGGTTCAGGTCCCGCACCGACACGGAGGTCATCCTTCACCTTTTCGAGGAGGAAGGCCCGTCGTGCGTCGAGCGCCTGCGGGGGATGTTTTCGATCGCGATCTGGGACCGGAAGGGGAAGGCCCTCTTCCTTGCCCGGGATCGCGTGGGGAAGAAGCCGCTGTTCTACCGTGGCGGGAGGGACTTCTTCTCCTTTTCCTCCGAGCTGGCGTCTCTGGTGTCCGACCCGGAGATCTCGGTGGAAGTCGATCCGGTTGCGATCCACCATTACCTGACCTTCCAGAGCGTGCCCGCACCGTTTTCGGCGTACGCCGGCATCCGGAAGCTCCCGCCGGGCCACTGGATGACGGTACGGGAGGGGGGGGAGGAGCTCCGGCGCTATTGGAAGCTCTCCTTTGCGCCGAAGCATCCGGCGGACACCGCAGCGAGGAGGGCCCGGCTCGAAGAGGAGCTCCTCGAGAAGATCCGGGAGGCCGTACGGATCCGCCTGGTAAGTGATGTCCCCTTGGGTGCGCTCCTCTCCGGAGGGGTGGATTCCAGCGGCGTGGTCGCTCTGATGTCCCGGGAGAACCCGGGAATGCCGGTGAAGACCTTCTCCGTCGGGTTCCGGGAAAGGGAGTTCAACGAGCTGGAGTATGCGCGTGAGGTTGCCCTTCTCTACGGAACGGACCACAAGGAGTTCACACTCCATCCCGACATGCTCTCGGTGCTGCCGCTGCTGGTGGAGCGATTCGGGGAGCCATTCGCGGATTCCGCGGCGATCCCGACGTACTACATTTCGCGCGTTGCCCGCGAGCACGTGACGGTCACGCTCTGTGGGGACGGCGGCGACGAGAGCTTCGCCGGCTACCACCGGTACAAGCTGAACGCCCTCCTGCGCGGGGTCGACTTTGTCCCCCACGCCGTGTCGCGGGGGATATTCCGCGCTCTGAACGCCATTCCCCATTCGCCGAGCATACATAGTCCCCTGTGGATTGCGAAACGGGCGTTCCAGTTCCTGTCCCTGTCCCCAGAGCGCAGGAACCTGCGGTTCTGCAGCCACTTCGACGCCGGCCTGAAGGCGGAGCTGTACACCCCGGAGTTTGCCGGACAGATGGCCGGGATCGACTCGGACGAGATCGCGTTGGCGCGGTATCGGGAAACGGACGCGGACAACCTCCTCGACGCCACCCTGTACTCGGACATCCATACCTATCTACCGGACACGCTGCTTCCCAAGGTCGACGTGACCTCGATGGCCGCTTCGCTCGAAACGCGCTCCCCGCTCCTCGACCACGAACTGATGGAATTCGCCGCACGACTGCCCGCGGAGATGAAGCTTCGGCGGCTTACGACGAAATATATCCTGAAAAAGGTGTTTGGCGCCCTGCTCCCGGAGAAATTGCTCTCCCGTCCGAAGATGGGGTTCGGGGTCCCCTTGGGGGACTGGTTCCGCACGGAACTCAAGGACATGGTCCGGGACACGCTCCTTTCCCCTCGCGCTACCAGCCGGGGGTATTTCCGTGAGGAAGCAGTGCGAAAAATCCTGGACGAGCAGGCGCAGAACCGGTGGCACTGGCATTACCACATATATAACCTGCTGATGCTGGAACTGTGGCACCGGAGGTTTATCGACCGATGA